From Mycolicibacterium cosmeticum, a single genomic window includes:
- a CDS encoding SMP-30/gluconolactonase/LRE family protein: MNGATPSRYGTPVSPIPAPGWRLERLTAPSRLFGANGLRTGPDGRVYIAQVTGSQISALDINTGELQTVSGKGGDIIAPDDVAFDPRGNLFATEVMDGRVSVRDTAGNVSVLRDDVPSANGITFFGGRLFIGECREGGRLMELDLAGGPPRVLLEDVPSPNAMEFGPDGLLYFPVMGANEIWRIDPDADGPITAHTVATGLGVPDSVKFDADGFIISTQVASGQVLRIDPKTGAQTVLAQLTPGLDNCTIADRRIFVSNFTGEITEIHDDGATTTMLPGALNWPLDLAVGADGLVYIADGTYLYALATNGSLQTVGMLFTPGYPGFLRGLTPAGAGEFIVTTSGGQVARYRPAAGECEYLADGLDQLYGVVLRGTEIIAAEQGTGRVVSVLGNGVQVLADGLDEPVGVTVAADGSILVSETGRVVRLTPSGTEAYVDGLCRPQGLLSVGDTLFIVDAGCKEVIAVDHETGTRTTIAADVPVGAPPGVEPKPLRGMPPFSGPQGPFAGIAAGPDGTLYVSADGEGSVLALRRG; the protein is encoded by the coding sequence GTGAACGGTGCAACGCCCTCTCGCTACGGCACCCCGGTATCGCCGATACCGGCCCCCGGCTGGCGGCTGGAACGTCTCACCGCACCAAGTCGGTTGTTCGGCGCCAACGGCCTGCGGACCGGCCCCGACGGACGGGTCTACATCGCGCAGGTCACCGGCAGCCAGATCAGCGCACTCGACATCAACACCGGCGAGCTGCAGACCGTCAGCGGCAAAGGCGGCGACATCATTGCACCCGACGATGTCGCATTCGATCCGCGCGGCAACCTGTTCGCCACCGAGGTGATGGACGGACGGGTCAGTGTCCGTGACACAGCGGGCAACGTGTCAGTCCTGCGCGACGACGTTCCCTCGGCCAACGGCATCACGTTCTTCGGCGGCCGGCTCTTCATCGGTGAGTGCCGCGAGGGTGGCCGACTGATGGAGCTCGATCTTGCCGGCGGCCCACCCCGCGTTCTGCTGGAGGACGTGCCCTCACCCAATGCCATGGAATTCGGCCCCGACGGATTGTTGTACTTCCCGGTCATGGGTGCCAACGAGATCTGGCGTATCGATCCCGATGCCGACGGCCCGATCACCGCCCACACCGTAGCGACCGGTCTGGGCGTCCCGGATTCGGTGAAATTCGATGCCGACGGTTTCATCATCTCGACTCAGGTCGCCAGCGGTCAGGTATTGCGGATCGACCCCAAGACCGGAGCACAGACCGTATTGGCGCAACTGACGCCGGGCCTGGACAATTGCACCATCGCCGACCGCCGGATCTTCGTATCCAACTTCACCGGTGAGATCACCGAGATCCACGACGACGGTGCGACGACGACGATGCTGCCCGGCGCGCTCAACTGGCCGCTCGACTTGGCGGTCGGCGCCGATGGCCTGGTGTACATCGCCGATGGAACCTACCTGTACGCCCTGGCCACCAACGGCTCGCTGCAGACGGTCGGAATGCTGTTCACCCCTGGCTATCCCGGATTCCTGCGCGGCCTGACACCGGCAGGCGCCGGTGAGTTCATCGTCACGACCTCCGGTGGACAGGTAGCCCGCTATCGACCGGCGGCCGGTGAATGTGAGTATCTCGCAGATGGTTTGGACCAGCTCTACGGTGTCGTGCTCCGCGGCACCGAGATCATCGCCGCCGAACAGGGCACCGGTCGGGTGGTGTCGGTGCTGGGTAACGGTGTCCAGGTGCTGGCCGACGGACTAGACGAGCCGGTCGGGGTGACGGTCGCAGCGGACGGCTCGATCCTGGTGTCGGAAACCGGTCGCGTCGTCCGGCTGACGCCATCGGGAACCGAAGCCTACGTCGACGGTCTCTGTCGGCCCCAAGGGCTGCTGTCGGTCGGCGACACACTGTTCATCGTCGATGCCGGGTGCAAGGAGGTCATCGCCGTCGACCATGAGACGGGTACCCGCACGACAATCGCCGCCGACGTGCCCGTCGGGGCACCCCCTGGTGTGGAGCCGAAACCGCTCCGCGGTATGCCACCGTTTTCCGGGCCGCAAGGACCGTTCGCCGGGATAGCCGCCGGCCCGGACGGCACGCTGTACGTTTCCGCCGATGGCGAGGGCAGCGTGCTGGCGCTGCGCCGGGGCTGA
- a CDS encoding SDR family NAD(P)-dependent oxidoreductase, whose amino-acid sequence MQVAIVTGSSSGIGFGCAVKLAEQGVAVVGAGRDDDRLTELREAVVTATGDPDRIATVAVDLTADDGPTRVVDAAVSRWGRVDFLINNAGVGSPKPLHETDDQSLDHFLGLMLRAPFRLARDVLPHMAPGSAIINITSTFAVVGGLRGGAYSAAKGGLTALTTHIACQYGAQGIRCNAVAPGVTVTPMVAHRLEDDRFRKINIEMTPHQRLGQVDDVASTVAFLCSPGGSFINGQTIVVDGGWSSTKYLSEFALDSRWTRQ is encoded by the coding sequence ATGCAGGTAGCGATCGTGACGGGCTCCAGCAGCGGTATCGGGTTCGGCTGTGCGGTAAAACTCGCCGAACAGGGTGTGGCGGTCGTGGGCGCCGGCCGCGATGACGACCGACTGACAGAACTGCGCGAGGCTGTCGTGACGGCGACCGGCGACCCTGATCGAATCGCCACCGTGGCAGTCGATCTCACCGCCGACGACGGCCCGACGCGTGTCGTCGACGCTGCGGTGTCGCGCTGGGGGCGAGTGGATTTCCTGATCAACAATGCCGGGGTTGGTAGCCCGAAGCCGTTGCACGAGACCGACGATCAGAGTCTGGATCATTTCCTCGGCCTGATGCTGCGCGCCCCGTTCCGGCTCGCCCGCGACGTGCTTCCCCATATGGCGCCCGGGTCGGCCATCATCAACATCACGTCGACGTTTGCCGTCGTCGGAGGCCTCCGTGGTGGTGCCTACTCGGCGGCCAAAGGTGGATTGACGGCATTGACAACGCATATCGCGTGCCAGTACGGGGCACAGGGCATCCGATGCAATGCCGTGGCTCCCGGTGTGACGGTCACCCCCATGGTCGCGCACCGTCTCGAAGACGACCGGTTCCGCAAGATCAACATCGAGATGACCCCGCATCAGCGGCTCGGCCAGGTCGACGATGTCGCCAGTACCGTGGCGTTCCTGTGCTCACCGGGCGGTAGTTTCATCAACGGCCAGACCATCGTGGTCGACGGCGGGTGGAGCTCGACGAAGTATCTGTCCGAATTCGCGCTCGATTCCCGGTGGACGCGGCAATGA
- a CDS encoding MFS transporter: MDSSTLPKSSPEAPVRRLHPGLLALAVGGFGIGLTEFVIAGLLTGVADALRVSVPTAGALIWGYALAVVVGAFTVTAVLARRPPKGALLLLLALFVAGNALTALAPDFGVALLGRFITALCHGGFFGIGAVVAGDLVAPERKASAIAFMFGGLTLSNVLGVPFGTFVGQHLGWRSAFWIISALGVLAVIGVAALVPRMPAPPHTGGNHFAVLCRRQVVVSILLTMMVFGGVFGAFIYVEPLVTRVTGYGDGAVPWLLVLFGIGLFIGNFVGGWAADRNLTWTLRILSVLLPVVLIGYGLLAGWRLPVAVLLVAMGVVGFAATPALQLRVMRFAEDAPTMASAANIAAFDLGNAMASAIGAATIAAGLGWRSPVWVGTAMALVGTVLVFTNSHGEPR, translated from the coding sequence ATGGATAGCTCCACGCTGCCCAAAAGCAGTCCCGAGGCGCCCGTGCGCCGGCTGCACCCCGGCCTGCTCGCCCTCGCCGTCGGCGGGTTCGGGATCGGGCTCACCGAGTTCGTCATCGCCGGACTGCTCACCGGCGTCGCCGACGCGCTACGTGTCAGCGTTCCCACCGCGGGTGCACTCATCTGGGGTTACGCCCTGGCCGTCGTCGTCGGCGCATTCACCGTCACCGCGGTGCTGGCGCGTCGACCGCCGAAGGGTGCGTTGCTGCTGTTGCTGGCGCTGTTCGTCGCCGGCAACGCATTGACCGCGCTGGCACCCGATTTCGGTGTCGCCCTGCTGGGCCGCTTCATCACCGCCCTCTGTCACGGCGGATTCTTCGGGATCGGCGCCGTGGTCGCCGGAGACCTCGTGGCACCCGAACGCAAGGCATCGGCCATCGCGTTCATGTTCGGGGGGTTGACTCTGTCCAACGTTCTCGGCGTGCCATTCGGCACCTTCGTCGGACAACACCTCGGGTGGCGCAGCGCGTTCTGGATCATCAGCGCATTGGGTGTGCTGGCCGTGATCGGCGTGGCTGCCCTGGTGCCACGAATGCCGGCACCACCACACACCGGTGGAAACCACTTCGCGGTGCTCTGCCGGCGGCAGGTTGTGGTGTCGATCCTGCTGACCATGATGGTGTTCGGTGGTGTGTTCGGTGCCTTCATCTACGTCGAACCACTCGTCACGAGGGTTACCGGTTACGGCGACGGCGCGGTGCCGTGGCTGCTGGTGCTCTTCGGAATCGGTTTGTTCATCGGCAATTTCGTCGGCGGCTGGGCCGCCGACCGCAACCTCACCTGGACCCTGCGCATCCTTTCGGTGCTGCTGCCCGTCGTGCTCATCGGTTACGGCCTGCTCGCCGGGTGGCGGTTACCGGTCGCCGTGCTGCTGGTGGCCATGGGTGTTGTCGGGTTCGCCGCGACGCCGGCCCTGCAACTGCGCGTCATGCGCTTCGCCGAGGACGCACCGACGATGGCATCGGCGGCCAACATCGCGGCGTTCGATCTGGGCAACGCGATGGCCTCGGCCATCGGGGCCGCGACCATCGCCGCGGGCCTGGGCTGGCGCTCACCGGTGTGGGTGGGCACCGCGATGGCACTGGTCGGCACCGTGCTGGTGTTCACCAACAGCCATGGGGAGCCGCGGTGA
- a CDS encoding AMP-binding protein, producing MRWDDTRAADAYARGLWVRTTLADALREAARTDPDRVLLVDGDVEVTSAGLLRAAESLAATMRARMPAGSVVSFMLPNWHEAAVVYLAATVARMVVNPVLPSLRDHELRFILEDADVRMIFIPNVFRGHDYGAMLTRVAAQLPDPPEAVVVRGAAGSHTAYDELLDADAAIDPVGDIDPDTVHMIMYTSGTTGRPKGVLHSHNSLHALISQIRSNWLVTPGDAFLVASPIAHIGGSIYAFECPLLAGATAVLMERWDADDAIAVMTARHCTHMAGATPFLEQLLSAATRAQTRLPDLKVFICGGASVPPSLIRSATAFFDKATVTRVYGSTEVPVTTVGSPGEPGPAAETDGRAGIADIRLDADGQICARGAQMLVGYLHAEDEDGSFDAEGFFLTGDLGRWDDEHLVVTGRAKDLIIRNGENISPKEVEDVLITHPAIAEVAVVGLPDSRTGERACAVIVSDGDTNPTVDDLDIFLVSHGMARFKVPERVEIWEALPRNDAGKVLKHRIRTVLVEGAE from the coding sequence ATCCGCTGGGACGACACCCGCGCCGCCGATGCCTATGCCCGCGGGCTGTGGGTGCGTACGACGCTGGCCGACGCCCTTCGGGAGGCTGCGCGGACCGACCCCGACCGCGTGCTGCTCGTCGACGGCGATGTGGAGGTCACCAGCGCCGGTCTGCTGCGCGCCGCAGAATCGCTGGCTGCGACCATGCGGGCACGGATGCCCGCCGGATCCGTCGTGTCGTTCATGCTGCCCAACTGGCATGAAGCCGCCGTCGTCTACCTCGCCGCGACCGTGGCACGTATGGTGGTCAATCCCGTCCTGCCGTCGCTGCGCGATCACGAACTGCGCTTCATCCTCGAGGACGCCGACGTCCGGATGATCTTTATTCCCAACGTGTTCCGTGGTCATGACTACGGAGCCATGCTGACACGGGTGGCCGCGCAGCTACCGGACCCGCCGGAGGCGGTGGTGGTCCGTGGTGCAGCCGGTTCCCATACCGCCTACGACGAGCTGCTCGACGCCGATGCCGCGATCGACCCGGTCGGTGACATCGATCCCGACACCGTACATATGATCATGTACACCTCCGGTACCACCGGACGACCCAAAGGGGTTCTGCACAGCCATAACTCGCTGCACGCTCTGATTTCGCAAATTCGGTCCAACTGGCTGGTCACACCGGGGGACGCCTTCCTGGTGGCATCCCCCATCGCACACATCGGCGGTTCGATCTACGCCTTCGAATGCCCGTTGCTGGCGGGTGCGACGGCGGTACTGATGGAACGCTGGGATGCCGACGACGCCATCGCCGTGATGACCGCACGGCACTGCACGCATATGGCGGGGGCGACCCCCTTCCTGGAACAGCTACTGTCCGCCGCGACCCGGGCACAAACGCGGCTACCGGATCTCAAGGTCTTCATCTGCGGTGGCGCCTCCGTGCCACCGTCGTTGATCCGCAGCGCCACGGCCTTTTTCGACAAGGCCACGGTCACAAGGGTCTACGGGTCGACCGAGGTGCCGGTCACCACCGTCGGGTCACCGGGTGAGCCCGGGCCGGCCGCCGAAACCGACGGCCGAGCTGGCATCGCCGATATCCGTCTCGACGCCGACGGGCAGATCTGCGCCCGTGGCGCTCAGATGCTGGTCGGGTACCTGCACGCCGAGGACGAGGACGGATCCTTCGATGCGGAGGGCTTTTTCCTGACCGGCGACCTGGGCCGCTGGGACGATGAACATCTGGTGGTGACCGGACGCGCCAAGGATTTGATCATCCGTAACGGCGAGAACATCTCGCCCAAGGAGGTCGAGGACGTCCTGATCACCCACCCGGCGATCGCCGAGGTAGCGGTGGTCGGGCTGCCCGATTCCCGCACCGGGGAACGGGCCTGCGCCGTCATCGTTTCCGACGGGGACACCAACCCGACCGTCGACGATCTCGACATCTTCCTGGTATCTCACGGTATGGCCCGGTTCAAAGTTCCTGAACGGGTGGAGATCTGGGAAGCCCTGCCCAGAAATGACGCGGGCAAGGTGCTCAAGCACCGGATCCGCACGGTACTGGTGGAAGGCGCAGAGTGA
- a CDS encoding nuclear transport factor 2 family protein: MAISDRRRSLRAIIAIVTGVLAVSMTVDFGATSNAEDSNRTVLEQRNVDVVRDAFARGVGDEASFFSILAEDVQWTVARAVGPRTYTSRFEFLCDGAGPVQSRLNGPIQANVRQLIADNDVVVAVWDGTATARDGLPYVNSYTWVMTMHHERVVRVTAYLDFVALNALMERVTLR; encoded by the coding sequence ATGGCGATTTCCGACCGGCGACGGAGCCTGAGAGCGATCATCGCGATTGTCACCGGAGTGTTGGCGGTGTCGATGACGGTTGATTTCGGCGCGACGAGTAATGCCGAAGACAGCAACCGAACGGTACTGGAACAGCGCAACGTCGACGTCGTGCGCGATGCTTTTGCCCGGGGCGTCGGTGATGAGGCCAGTTTCTTTTCGATCTTGGCCGAGGACGTGCAGTGGACGGTTGCCAGGGCGGTCGGCCCGAGGACATACACCAGCCGATTCGAATTTCTGTGTGACGGCGCGGGTCCTGTCCAGTCCAGACTCAACGGTCCGATACAGGCGAACGTGCGCCAGCTGATAGCCGATAACGATGTGGTGGTTGCGGTGTGGGACGGTACCGCGACTGCGCGCGACGGGCTTCCTTATGTCAACAGCTACACGTGGGTGATGACGATGCACCACGAACGAGTGGTGCGCGTGACGGCCTACCTCGACTTTGTCGCACTCAACGCCTTGATGGAACGGGTAACGCTGCGATGA
- a CDS encoding alpha/beta hydrolase, whose translation MTDTPALHPQARAHLAAAAEAPGIATLSVPDARLAALAYLDLQRPAPAMAAVEHRFVPGPTADLPVRIYRPTPVLGPRPVIVVLHGSGWVIGNLDLVDEPARVLARDTGYVVLAVNYQKAPEHRFPVPLQDCVATVRWVHSHAAALGVDPGRLAVVGDSAGGNLAAATTAELSGTDVAVAAQGLLYPALDRAMTAPSYGTFSRGFGLDAADMAWFWSHYVDAGASADPRVSPLRGNSFAQLPPTFVATASHDVLRDEAEEYAQLCRDAGVDVVTRRYDGMIHGFWWMDGVLEDSRALQRDLADFLVDRLGE comes from the coding sequence GTGACCGACACGCCAGCTCTGCACCCGCAGGCCCGCGCGCACCTGGCCGCCGCGGCTGAGGCGCCGGGGATTGCCACCCTGTCGGTACCCGACGCACGCCTGGCCGCCCTGGCCTATTTGGACCTCCAGCGACCGGCACCCGCGATGGCCGCAGTGGAGCACCGGTTCGTCCCCGGACCGACCGCGGACCTCCCCGTCCGGATCTACCGGCCCACACCGGTCCTCGGGCCGCGCCCCGTCATCGTCGTGCTGCACGGCAGTGGATGGGTGATCGGCAACCTGGATCTGGTGGACGAGCCCGCACGGGTTCTGGCCCGGGACACCGGCTATGTTGTGCTCGCCGTCAACTACCAGAAAGCGCCCGAGCATCGCTTCCCGGTGCCACTCCAGGATTGCGTGGCCACCGTGCGGTGGGTGCACAGCCACGCCGCCGCGCTGGGTGTCGACCCGGGCAGGCTCGCCGTCGTCGGTGACAGCGCCGGCGGCAACCTCGCCGCGGCGACCACTGCCGAGCTGTCCGGAACCGATGTCGCCGTTGCTGCACAGGGTCTGCTGTACCCGGCACTGGACCGCGCGATGACGGCGCCGTCGTATGGAACATTCTCCCGTGGCTTCGGCCTCGACGCCGCCGACATGGCCTGGTTCTGGAGCCACTACGTCGATGCCGGTGCGAGCGCGGATCCGCGCGTTTCACCGCTGCGCGGCAACAGTTTTGCGCAGCTTCCGCCGACCTTCGTGGCGACCGCCAGTCACGATGTCCTGCGCGACGAGGCCGAGGAGTACGCCCAGTTGTGCCGCGACGCCGGAGTCGACGTGGTCACCCGACGGTACGACGGCATGATCCACGGCTTCTGGTGGATGGACGGCGTCCTCGAGGACTCCCGCGCGCTGCAACGCGACCTCGCCGACTTCCTGGTCGACCGTCTGGGGGAGTGA
- a CDS encoding helix-turn-helix transcriptional regulator — MTNARGSGAQLAQFLRSRRAAADTALLPGLVGAGPRRVPGLRREELAEAAGVSLTYYTRLEQGLATNPSTQVLDALARALALDEVERAHLQRLASATDARPRSARTELRPEFVTLMDAMSDVPAVVLSPLQDIVAWNRLGHALLAPHLDPAAPYGAEPPNKVAMMFTDAHSRSMHREWEAEANLAVASLRYVSAVYVADDDLARLVGKLSVASDDFVQLWAAQPVALCTHGIKRYHHPVVGRLDLHFQILHLPEDDGHRLLLHHAEPGSNDEAALRLLASTTITE, encoded by the coding sequence ATGACGAACGCACGTGGTTCAGGTGCCCAGCTGGCGCAGTTTCTGCGTAGCCGGCGCGCCGCGGCCGACACCGCGCTGTTGCCGGGGCTGGTCGGGGCGGGACCCCGCCGGGTTCCGGGGTTGCGCCGCGAAGAGTTGGCCGAGGCGGCCGGGGTGTCGCTGACGTACTACACCCGGCTGGAACAGGGACTGGCGACCAATCCGTCGACCCAGGTGTTGGACGCGCTGGCCCGGGCACTGGCGCTCGATGAGGTCGAGCGGGCGCATCTGCAGCGACTGGCCTCGGCGACGGATGCCCGACCGCGTTCTGCGCGAACCGAGTTGCGACCTGAGTTCGTCACGCTGATGGACGCGATGTCCGATGTCCCGGCCGTCGTGCTGTCGCCGTTACAGGACATCGTCGCGTGGAACCGGTTGGGCCACGCGCTGCTTGCGCCGCATCTGGACCCGGCCGCGCCCTACGGTGCCGAGCCGCCCAACAAGGTGGCAATGATGTTCACCGATGCGCATTCTCGCAGCATGCACCGTGAATGGGAGGCCGAGGCAAACTTGGCGGTGGCCTCCCTGCGCTACGTCAGTGCCGTCTACGTCGCCGACGACGACCTCGCCCGGCTGGTCGGCAAGCTGAGTGTGGCCAGCGACGACTTCGTGCAGCTATGGGCCGCGCAACCGGTGGCGTTGTGCACTCATGGCATCAAGCGTTACCACCATCCGGTGGTCGGTCGGCTCGACCTGCACTTCCAGATCCTGCATCTGCCCGAAGACGACGGCCACCGGCTGCTGTTGCACCACGCCGAACCCGGCTCCAACGATGAGGCCGCGCTGCGCCTGCTGGCCAGCACCACCATCACCGAATAA
- a CDS encoding SDR family NAD(P)-dependent oxidoreductase gives MSDNALPFAGKVALITGASGGIGGAIAGLLAAAGADLVLAHGTHVEDAEHVAERARELGRRVVLAPGDLADPTVPAALVHAAAELGGVDVLVANAGAGTQTAWADVTLEQWNTTFAINTTAPFLLAQQVLPTMIERNFGRVLFISSTAALTGGIVGPHYAASKAALHGLTHFLAARVAADGVTVNTLAPALIGNTRILPLDAKGDGSLPLPIPVGRLGEVIEVADMALSILRNGYLTNKVITLDGGLLPR, from the coding sequence TTGTCTGACAACGCATTACCGTTCGCCGGCAAGGTAGCGCTCATCACCGGCGCGTCAGGTGGAATCGGCGGCGCGATCGCCGGTTTGCTGGCCGCAGCCGGGGCCGACCTGGTGCTAGCCCACGGCACACACGTCGAGGATGCAGAACATGTTGCAGAAAGGGCCCGTGAGCTCGGGCGTCGCGTCGTACTGGCGCCCGGGGACCTCGCTGACCCCACAGTCCCGGCAGCGTTGGTGCACGCCGCTGCCGAGTTGGGTGGGGTGGATGTACTTGTCGCCAACGCGGGTGCCGGCACGCAGACCGCCTGGGCCGACGTCACGTTGGAGCAGTGGAACACCACGTTCGCCATCAACACGACCGCACCATTCCTTCTGGCGCAACAAGTTCTGCCAACGATGATCGAACGTAACTTTGGTCGCGTCCTGTTCATCTCGTCCACTGCCGCGCTCACCGGCGGTATAGTGGGCCCGCACTATGCGGCCAGCAAAGCCGCCCTACACGGGCTCACCCATTTTCTCGCCGCTCGTGTCGCCGCCGACGGAGTCACCGTCAATACTCTGGCCCCGGCATTGATCGGCAATACGCGCATCCTTCCCTTGGACGCCAAGGGCGACGGCTCTTTGCCTCTGCCGATACCAGTAGGCCGTCTCGGGGAGGTCATCGAGGTCGCCGACATGGCGCTGAGCATCTTGCGTAATGGCTACCTGACCAACAAAGTGATCACTCTCGACGGCGGGCTGCTACCGCGATGA
- a CDS encoding GntR family transcriptional regulator encodes MTADIGEAEHRYLQVARTLRTEIVNGVYPVGSQLPTEHELCARFAVSRYTIREALRRLRDDNLVTSRPRTGTTVVPRVSANSYAQDNMTINDLLAFAQGAELEIESTRMVTIDTELAGRTGLPVGDEWLAVLGFRQAAGAEYTHCWTEYYINRSFAAVGRMLQRHTGPIFPLIEDLFGISVVEVHQEIGAVLVTPELAGSLNVPVGSPAVEVRRTYRTSDGEIAQVTINTHPADRFRHAMTLRRVKG; translated from the coding sequence ATGACCGCTGATATCGGGGAAGCCGAACACCGCTACCTGCAGGTGGCCCGCACGCTGCGCACGGAGATCGTCAACGGCGTCTACCCGGTCGGGTCACAGCTGCCGACCGAGCACGAACTGTGCGCACGATTCGCCGTGAGCCGGTACACCATTCGGGAGGCGTTGCGCCGCTTACGTGATGACAATCTGGTCACCTCTCGGCCCCGCACGGGTACCACCGTGGTGCCGAGGGTCTCGGCGAACTCGTATGCGCAGGACAACATGACCATCAACGACCTGCTGGCGTTCGCCCAGGGCGCCGAACTCGAAATCGAGTCCACCCGGATGGTCACCATCGACACCGAACTCGCCGGCCGCACCGGCCTGCCCGTGGGCGACGAGTGGCTGGCGGTACTCGGCTTCCGGCAGGCCGCGGGCGCCGAGTACACCCACTGTTGGACCGAGTACTACATCAACCGGTCATTCGCCGCGGTCGGTCGGATGCTGCAACGCCATACCGGGCCGATCTTCCCCCTCATCGAGGATCTGTTCGGTATCAGTGTCGTCGAGGTGCACCAGGAGATCGGGGCGGTGTTGGTCACCCCAGAGCTGGCGGGCAGTCTGAACGTGCCCGTGGGGTCCCCCGCGGTGGAGGTGCGGCGCACCTATAGGACCTCCGACGGTGAAATCGCCCAAGTGACGATCAACACCCACCCCGCGGATCGGTTCCGGCATGCGATGACACTGCGCCGCGTCAAGGGCTGA
- a CDS encoding acyl-CoA synthetase, whose protein sequence is MNLFVLLAQTAQRHPDRGAVYHGTELVWTWAQLYDRALRLAAGIKTTTHPGDRIAVASENRPEIVELMFAIWAADCVFVPINYKLHRREMADILADADVAQVFASSTIATTLDWDHSPVEVIASADYEMRQGVDAADPPRDTDPAAVAWLFYTSGTTGKPKGAMLSHRNLMSMSVAHLADFDDPDHNSSLVHGAPMSHGSGLYVVPYVMRAARQVIPSSGAFEPGEFLDLCDVHPGCSAFLAPTMVQRLVQTGRCRPANLRTVIYGGGPMYVESLKSAMAAFGPIFTQLYGQGEAPMTITGLRRTDHIDASDAVLGSVGYARSGVDVAVWDPDDTVAAAGQIGEIVCRGDVVMSGYWRNPAATAATLCNGWLRTGDMGSFDAHGYLTLRDRSKDVVISGGSNIYPREVEEILLTHPGVSEAAVVGAPDPDWGEIVVAFIVGTADPDDLDAHLLNHIARFKRPKRYEFVAELPKNSYGKVLKRDLRARI, encoded by the coding sequence ATGAATCTCTTCGTACTGCTCGCCCAGACCGCGCAGCGCCACCCTGACCGTGGTGCGGTTTACCATGGCACCGAACTGGTTTGGACATGGGCGCAACTGTACGATCGCGCGCTGCGGCTGGCCGCCGGCATCAAGACGACGACACATCCTGGTGACCGCATCGCCGTCGCCTCGGAGAACCGACCCGAGATCGTCGAGCTGATGTTCGCCATCTGGGCGGCCGATTGTGTATTCGTGCCGATCAACTACAAACTGCATCGCCGGGAAATGGCGGACATTCTCGCCGATGCCGACGTTGCGCAGGTGTTTGCATCATCGACGATCGCCACAACGCTGGACTGGGACCACTCACCGGTCGAGGTGATTGCCAGTGCCGATTATGAAATGCGCCAGGGCGTCGATGCTGCCGATCCGCCGCGCGATACCGACCCGGCCGCTGTGGCGTGGCTGTTCTACACCAGTGGAACCACCGGAAAGCCCAAGGGTGCCATGCTGTCCCATCGCAACCTGATGTCGATGTCGGTGGCCCACCTCGCGGACTTCGACGATCCGGACCACAACAGCAGCCTGGTGCACGGTGCGCCGATGTCCCATGGATCCGGTCTCTATGTCGTGCCCTACGTCATGCGCGCCGCGCGTCAGGTCATTCCGTCCTCCGGGGCGTTCGAACCCGGCGAGTTCCTCGACCTGTGCGATGTCCATCCCGGGTGCAGCGCGTTTCTGGCACCGACGATGGTGCAGCGGTTGGTCCAGACCGGCCGCTGCCGTCCCGCCAACCTCAGAACAGTGATCTACGGCGGCGGCCCGATGTACGTGGAGAGCCTCAAGTCGGCAATGGCGGCATTCGGGCCGATCTTCACCCAACTCTACGGGCAAGGTGAGGCTCCGATGACGATCACCGGTCTGCGGCGAACCGACCACATCGACGCCTCCGATGCGGTGCTCGGGTCGGTCGGGTACGCCCGTTCCGGGGTCGACGTCGCCGTATGGGACCCCGACGACACCGTTGCCGCCGCGGGCCAGATCGGCGAGATCGTCTGCCGCGGCGACGTGGTGATGTCGGGCTACTGGCGCAATCCGGCCGCCACCGCCGCCACACTGTGCAACGGATGGTTGCGCACCGGTGACATGGGATCGTTCGACGCGCACGGTTACCTGACGCTGCGCGACCGGTCCAAGGATGTGGTGATCAGTGGCGGCAGCAATATCTACCCACGTGAAGTCGAGGAGATTCTGCTGACTCATCCCGGCGTCAGCGAGGCCGCTGTGGTGGGTGCGCCCGATCCCGACTGGGGTGAAATCGTGGTCGCGTTCATCGTCGGGACCGCCGATCCCGACGATCTCGACGCCCATCTGCTGAACCACATCGCACGGTTCAAACGGCCCAAGAGATACGAGTTCGTCGCCGAGCTTCCGAAGAACAGTTACGGCAAGGTGCTCAAGCGGGATCTGCGGGCGCGGATCTAG